One stretch of Castor canadensis chromosome 12, mCasCan1.hap1v2, whole genome shotgun sequence DNA includes these proteins:
- the Il1f10 gene encoding interleukin-1 family member 10, whose product MCSLPMARYYIIKDVDQKALYIRDGQLLVGDPDTDNCRAEKICILPNRGLDRTKVPIFLGIQGGSRCLACVETGEGPSLQLEDVNIEDLYKGGEQATRFTFFQSSLGSAFRLEAAACPGWFLCVPAEPQQPIRLTKESEPSARTEFYFEQSR is encoded by the exons ATGTGTTCCCTCCCCATGGCAAGATACTACAT AATCAAAGATGTGGATCAGAAGGCTCTGTACATAAGAGATGGCCAGCTGCTGGTGGGAGATCCTGATACAGACAACTGTCGTGCAG aGAAGATCTGCATACTTCCTAACAGAGGTCTAGACCGCACCAAGGTCCCCATCTTCCTGGGGATCCAGGGAGGGAGTCGCTGTCTGGCATGTGTGGAGACAGGAGAGGGGCCTTCTCTGCAACTGGAG GATGTGAACATCGAGGACCTGTATAAGGGAGGTGAACAGGCCACACGCTTCACCTTCTTCCAGAGCAGCTTGGGCTCTGCCTTCAGGCTGGAGGCCGCTGCCTGCCCTGGCTGGTTCCTCTGTGTCCCGGCCGAGCCCCAACAGCCAATACGGCTCACCAAAGAAAGTGAACCCTCAGCCCGTACGGAGTTCTACTTTGAACAGAGTCGGTAG